A region of Pelagicoccus sp. SDUM812003 DNA encodes the following proteins:
- a CDS encoding S8 family serine peptidase: MSKNRIELSIWGAVVAALAALALLFATQQSRVPLAETDAPARSDSGISEASQAAELVDSNPTGEEGDRDTDASPRERAPWQLRYPGADILQSRMLEGKAVATRQTLLRSGFETLPYVVWEDSLAENEVGQWVVARSTAYVGDVIYADISPESLDVEDLDRFLAENDLTIKRRSLHSGYAWLSIGAPDLDKLESVLGAFRSRFPTANAELDVISFPSSVPSDLDLAYAWGQEKIGAVDAWNFETGDSEVVVAVIDTGVNIDHPDLFDNLLKNTSGDSWDFVDADSIPEETDGHGTHVAGIVAAAAGNGIGTIGVSWGCKVLPLKAGDESGLTTLAINDALGYARKMKERYDDPNRSGGLNIVATNNSYGSGTGNNSSRDEIERHQNAGILFVAAAGNDGIDIDNEGGSYPAGYEWDNIISVANSNQEDDLYSGSSYGLVGVDLSAPGVEIYSTYTNGGYENQTGTSMASPMVAGAVALLASAEPTLSWDEIKARLLATVDVVPSQIGKTVTGGRLNVARALKPELEGHAIAELNYPRDLVVLDSERAIATFAIKAKDEAAISAVLSEGAGKLELESELPGLHVYRYSPGASEVARITFSATLGGVVRKLVKTLVVGEVDDVLTGLSHRYEFEGSGTTESDLAGAGNGALSGVTRQSTEYGGSARFGESTSKMSFNGQFSNRVTMTALVRPEDLQASPHPRIVNMPFYYLYFSSGQGASVPDGNRETLKFFADRQQGIGVWNAPPSSILNDRWVFVAASYDSRDVSNTPKLYINGVSQPVRTQSVPLGNQLSTQNTSYLGNNDADTRRFHGQMASVRVYNRELSDAEIAQVAVAAQKEKWSGVGVLAPEVLVVGQSSSFSFQAEDELDLVAPPVWSAHGEETPIVDQIEGGSTRIRFPSAGDYVVQASVSDGLVSRVFSVPVIVASDAPVAGVYHGETTGGGLVWLQVDEDVATGRFTLFDPASGYFINRRLVTVDPGTGDFFATDLAGASIAGRVAGVISGEIVDLGIGFNGRLPDVSSGFSEREGRYVGGVLGQGNSRIELVVEDDQQAYLVREGVKRDVAVGRVSGPHMPLSENELSMTTATGDAVKGAFSFEGDAIRGSIGEEAFFAKRVGSSLDSELQGGLLGARAQQSQQAFLAQLLREGESVDPLLASARWGGRFSESLDHSGYFFVGLKASAGGAGVWQSEEMELQEAFLGAWQSDGNLLGAASARGVAGRLPAFSETSGVLGIRIAGSEPREILVRAAGFDSLAWFAEDPGLEVYAISETGRCSLLTENDDWQDGLINGISGDRSSMVEQASEALGLEAFEEGSRESALRVWLEPGQYLVGLRASSGAVGPSLVEIYKLPFLDFE; the protein is encoded by the coding sequence GTGAGCAAGAATAGAATAGAACTCTCGATATGGGGAGCCGTTGTCGCTGCCCTAGCCGCGCTGGCCCTGCTTTTTGCTACGCAGCAGTCTCGCGTTCCCTTGGCGGAAACCGACGCTCCCGCACGGTCCGATTCAGGGATCAGCGAAGCGTCGCAGGCGGCCGAGCTGGTCGATTCGAATCCGACTGGGGAGGAAGGCGATCGGGATACTGATGCGTCGCCCCGTGAGCGAGCTCCCTGGCAGCTCCGGTATCCCGGGGCGGATATCCTGCAATCGCGCATGCTCGAGGGAAAGGCGGTGGCGACAAGGCAAACCCTGCTCCGTTCGGGCTTCGAGACGCTTCCCTACGTCGTCTGGGAGGATTCTCTCGCAGAAAACGAAGTCGGGCAGTGGGTGGTGGCTCGTTCCACTGCGTATGTGGGCGATGTGATTTACGCGGATATTTCTCCAGAGTCGCTGGATGTCGAAGACTTGGATCGCTTTCTGGCTGAAAACGATCTGACGATCAAGCGTCGTTCGTTGCACTCTGGATACGCGTGGCTAAGCATTGGCGCCCCCGACTTGGACAAGCTTGAGTCGGTCTTGGGCGCGTTCCGTTCCCGTTTTCCCACAGCCAACGCGGAGCTTGACGTGATCAGCTTTCCGTCCTCGGTGCCGAGCGATCTCGATCTGGCCTACGCTTGGGGACAGGAGAAGATCGGCGCCGTCGACGCTTGGAACTTTGAAACGGGGGACAGCGAGGTAGTCGTAGCTGTGATTGATACCGGAGTGAACATCGACCACCCCGACCTTTTCGATAATCTGCTAAAGAACACCAGCGGCGACAGTTGGGATTTCGTGGATGCGGATTCGATTCCCGAGGAAACCGATGGCCATGGAACGCATGTGGCTGGCATCGTGGCCGCGGCGGCAGGCAATGGAATTGGAACGATCGGCGTCAGCTGGGGGTGCAAAGTCCTGCCGTTGAAAGCCGGTGACGAGTCAGGACTGACCACGCTGGCGATCAACGACGCCCTAGGCTATGCTCGCAAGATGAAGGAACGCTACGACGATCCCAACCGCTCGGGCGGCTTGAATATTGTAGCCACGAACAATTCCTATGGATCCGGCACAGGAAACAACAGCTCGAGAGATGAGATCGAAAGGCATCAAAACGCCGGCATTCTCTTTGTCGCCGCCGCAGGCAACGACGGTATCGATATCGACAACGAGGGAGGCTCCTATCCCGCAGGCTATGAGTGGGACAACATAATCTCTGTCGCAAATTCCAACCAGGAGGACGATTTGTATTCGGGATCCAGCTACGGATTGGTGGGAGTGGATCTGTCGGCGCCCGGTGTGGAAATATATTCGACGTATACGAATGGAGGATACGAAAATCAGACAGGTACCTCGATGGCGAGCCCGATGGTGGCGGGAGCGGTCGCTTTGCTGGCGAGCGCTGAACCGACGCTAAGCTGGGATGAGATAAAGGCGCGGTTGCTAGCCACGGTGGATGTGGTGCCCTCTCAGATAGGGAAAACGGTCACAGGGGGCCGTCTCAATGTCGCCCGGGCGTTGAAACCGGAGCTGGAGGGCCATGCGATCGCCGAGCTCAACTATCCGCGCGATTTGGTGGTTCTCGATTCGGAGAGGGCTATCGCCACCTTCGCTATCAAGGCGAAGGACGAGGCAGCGATTTCCGCAGTCTTGAGCGAAGGCGCGGGGAAACTTGAATTGGAGAGCGAGCTGCCGGGGCTGCACGTCTACAGGTACTCGCCTGGAGCGTCAGAGGTCGCTCGTATCACCTTTTCCGCTACGCTTGGCGGTGTCGTTCGGAAGCTTGTGAAAACCTTGGTCGTCGGAGAGGTCGATGACGTGCTTACCGGGCTTTCGCATCGGTATGAATTCGAAGGCAGCGGAACCACCGAGTCCGATCTTGCTGGCGCAGGAAACGGGGCTTTGTCCGGTGTGACGCGTCAGAGTACCGAATACGGAGGCAGCGCCCGATTTGGCGAGTCCACGAGCAAGATGAGTTTCAATGGCCAATTTTCGAATAGGGTGACCATGACCGCTCTGGTGCGGCCGGAGGACCTGCAGGCCAGTCCGCACCCCAGAATCGTGAACATGCCGTTCTACTATTTGTACTTCTCTTCGGGGCAGGGCGCTTCGGTGCCCGACGGCAATCGCGAGACGCTGAAGTTTTTTGCGGACCGGCAGCAAGGAATAGGGGTGTGGAACGCTCCGCCGAGCAGCATCCTGAATGATAGGTGGGTTTTTGTAGCGGCGAGCTATGACAGTCGTGACGTTTCGAATACGCCGAAGCTGTACATCAACGGTGTGTCGCAGCCAGTGCGTACGCAATCGGTCCCTCTCGGAAATCAGCTCTCCACGCAGAATACCTCGTATTTGGGAAACAATGACGCCGACACACGTCGCTTTCACGGACAGATGGCAAGCGTCCGTGTCTACAATCGTGAATTGAGCGACGCGGAAATCGCCCAGGTGGCAGTGGCAGCGCAGAAGGAGAAATGGAGCGGCGTCGGCGTGTTGGCTCCGGAGGTCTTGGTCGTGGGTCAGTCCAGCTCGTTCAGTTTTCAAGCAGAGGATGAGCTGGATCTGGTTGCTCCACCCGTATGGTCGGCCCACGGGGAGGAGACGCCTATCGTCGACCAGATCGAAGGCGGTTCTACCCGTATCCGTTTTCCAAGCGCAGGCGACTACGTGGTGCAGGCCAGCGTTTCCGATGGCTTGGTCTCGCGCGTTTTCAGTGTACCCGTGATAGTGGCGAGCGACGCTCCGGTAGCGGGAGTCTACCACGGAGAGACCACTGGCGGCGGCTTGGTTTGGTTGCAGGTCGATGAGGATGTGGCGACGGGGCGATTCACTCTCTTCGATCCGGCATCGGGCTACTTTATCAATCGGCGCTTGGTCACGGTAGATCCTGGCACGGGCGACTTCTTCGCTACCGACCTAGCGGGAGCGAGCATCGCCGGTCGGGTCGCAGGCGTGATATCGGGTGAAATCGTGGACTTGGGAATCGGTTTCAACGGACGTTTGCCGGACGTCTCCTCAGGGTTTTCGGAGCGAGAGGGGCGATACGTCGGTGGCGTGCTAGGCCAAGGAAACAGCCGCATCGAACTGGTGGTCGAGGACGACCAGCAGGCGTATTTGGTAAGGGAGGGCGTCAAGCGCGACGTGGCGGTGGGCCGAGTTTCAGGGCCTCACATGCCGCTTTCGGAGAACGAGCTTTCCATGACGACGGCCACGGGAGACGCGGTGAAAGGGGCGTTCAGCTTCGAAGGCGACGCCATTCGAGGAAGCATTGGAGAGGAGGCGTTTTTCGCCAAGCGCGTCGGCAGCTCTTTGGATAGCGAGTTGCAAGGCGGCTTGTTGGGAGCTCGAGCGCAACAGAGCCAGCAAGCGTTTCTCGCTCAGTTGCTTCGAGAAGGGGAATCGGTCGATCCTTTGCTGGCCAGCGCTCGCTGGGGCGGGCGGTTTTCCGAATCCCTCGATCACTCTGGCTACTTTTTCGTCGGCCTGAAGGCGTCGGCGGGGGGCGCTGGGGTTTGGCAGTCCGAGGAGATGGAATTGCAGGAGGCGTTTCTCGGCGCCTGGCAGTCCGATGGAAACCTGCTGGGAGCCGCGTCGGCGCGAGGCGTCGCAGGTCGTTTACCCGCGTTTTCCGAGACCAGCGGCGTCTTGGGGATTCGCATCGCCGGAAGTGAGCCCAGGGAGATCCTGGTGAGAGCGGCTGGTTTCGACAGTTTGGCATGGTTCGCGGAGGATCCGGGTCTGGAGGTTTACGCGATCAGCGAAACCGGCCGGTGTTCCTTGCTGACTGAAAACGACGACTGGCAGGATGGCTTGATCAACGGGATTTCGGGAGATCGCAGCTCCATGGTCGAGCAGGCATCCGAAGCGTTGGGCTTGGAGGCCTTTGAAGAAGGCTCCAGGGAATCCGCTCTGCGCGTCTGGCTCGAGCCCGGCCAGTATCTTGTGGGGCTCCGGGCTTCGTCGGGAGCGGTCGGCCCGAGTCTGGTGGAGATCTACAAGCTGCCGTTTCTCGACTTCGAGTAG
- a CDS encoding ATP-dependent Clp protease ATP-binding subunit encodes MEPMNNFTPRAQQVLALARKEADRFHHNYVGTEHILLGLIKLGQGVAVSVLQKMGLDLETVRSAVEKQVGSGPEGKTAGSIPYTPRVKKVLALAGKEAKALNHSYVGTEHILLGLLREGEGVAARVLKSLDVDIERTRNEILRELDPQFSGETEEAVSPGRSQTPEDKKEAKTPALKAFGRDLTELARKGELDPVIGRKNEIRRVIQILCRRTKNNPVLIGEAGVGKTAIVEGLALEISSGVVPEILADKKVITLDLALMVAGTKYRGQFEERIKAVMDEIKRAGNVIIFIDELHTIVGAGAAEGAMDASNIFKPALSRGELQCIGATTLNEYRKFIEKDSALDRRFQSVKVEAPSIEDTVLILKGIRGKYEEHHKAVFTDESLEASAKLSDRYITSRHLPDKAIDVMDEAGSRARIASLNRPPEIETLSKHIEEVCSSKEEAISKQHFEEAAKFRDEEKQLRKKQEDILENWKKSREENRITIGEDDILKVVSDWTGVPLQRLEKKETERLLQLEKELQDAVIGQDEACVAIAKALRRSRADLKDPKRPIGSFMFLGPTGVGKTFLARTLAEKMFGDRDAIIQVDMSEYMEKFSVSRMIGSPPGYVGHEEGGQLSEQVRRKPYSLVLFDEIEKAHPDVVQIMLQIFEEGHLTDSLGRIIDFRNTIIIMTTNVGASVIQKQTTMGFGAATSMADDFEGTKAKVMEEAKKVFKPEFLNRINDLIVFHSLVRKDLVRIVDLEIAKLQKRLVDKKITLTLDADSKELLIDNGYDEKYGARPLRRSIERFLEDPLAEALLSGEVEEGDDVLVVRDGDQLKFTKPAEVEGEGEEVSSES; translated from the coding sequence ATGGAACCAATGAACAATTTCACTCCGCGCGCCCAGCAGGTCCTTGCCTTGGCGCGTAAGGAGGCAGACCGTTTTCACCACAACTACGTCGGCACGGAGCACATCTTGCTCGGCCTGATCAAATTGGGTCAGGGAGTGGCGGTGAGCGTGCTCCAGAAAATGGGGCTGGACTTGGAGACCGTGCGCAGCGCCGTGGAGAAGCAGGTCGGTTCCGGTCCGGAGGGCAAGACCGCTGGCAGCATCCCCTATACGCCGCGAGTCAAGAAGGTGCTGGCCTTGGCGGGCAAGGAGGCCAAGGCCCTCAATCACAGCTACGTGGGCACGGAGCATATCCTGCTCGGCTTGCTTCGCGAAGGCGAGGGCGTGGCGGCCCGCGTGCTGAAGTCGCTCGACGTGGACATCGAACGCACCCGAAACGAGATCCTGAGGGAGCTCGATCCGCAGTTTTCCGGAGAAACCGAAGAAGCGGTTTCGCCTGGTCGTAGCCAGACCCCTGAAGACAAGAAGGAAGCTAAGACCCCGGCCCTCAAGGCCTTTGGCCGCGATCTGACCGAACTGGCTCGCAAGGGCGAGCTCGATCCGGTGATCGGTCGCAAGAACGAGATTCGCCGCGTGATCCAGATCCTTTGTCGCCGCACCAAGAACAACCCGGTGCTGATCGGTGAGGCCGGCGTGGGCAAGACCGCTATCGTGGAAGGGCTCGCTCTGGAGATTTCCAGTGGCGTGGTCCCGGAGATTCTCGCTGACAAGAAGGTCATCACTCTCGACCTGGCGTTGATGGTGGCGGGCACCAAGTACCGCGGTCAGTTCGAGGAGCGCATCAAGGCGGTCATGGACGAGATCAAGCGGGCTGGAAACGTGATCATTTTCATCGACGAGCTGCATACCATCGTGGGAGCGGGCGCCGCGGAAGGCGCTATGGACGCGTCGAACATTTTCAAGCCAGCCCTCTCGCGGGGCGAGCTGCAGTGCATCGGAGCGACCACGCTCAACGAGTATCGCAAGTTCATCGAAAAGGACAGCGCCTTGGATCGTCGTTTCCAAAGCGTGAAGGTCGAAGCGCCCAGCATCGAGGACACCGTGCTGATCCTGAAGGGCATCCGAGGGAAGTACGAAGAGCATCACAAGGCCGTCTTCACCGACGAGTCTCTGGAAGCCTCCGCCAAGCTTTCCGATCGCTACATCACTTCTCGCCACCTGCCGGACAAGGCCATCGACGTGATGGACGAGGCCGGGTCGCGGGCCCGCATCGCCTCGCTCAACCGTCCTCCGGAGATCGAGACCTTGAGCAAGCACATCGAAGAGGTTTGCAGCAGCAAGGAAGAGGCCATCAGCAAGCAGCATTTCGAAGAAGCGGCCAAGTTCCGCGACGAGGAGAAGCAGCTGCGCAAGAAGCAGGAGGACATTCTCGAAAACTGGAAAAAGAGCCGTGAGGAGAATCGCATCACGATTGGCGAGGATGACATTTTGAAGGTGGTATCCGATTGGACAGGCGTGCCCCTGCAGCGACTGGAGAAGAAGGAAACCGAGCGTCTGCTTCAGCTCGAGAAGGAGCTTCAGGATGCGGTTATCGGGCAGGACGAGGCTTGCGTGGCCATCGCCAAGGCTCTACGCCGCAGCCGGGCGGACCTCAAGGATCCGAAGCGCCCCATTGGTTCGTTCATGTTTCTCGGCCCGACCGGCGTGGGAAAGACCTTCCTAGCTCGGACCCTGGCGGAAAAGATGTTTGGCGATCGCGACGCGATCATCCAGGTCGACATGTCCGAGTACATGGAGAAGTTCTCCGTGTCTCGCATGATCGGTTCGCCTCCAGGTTATGTCGGCCATGAGGAGGGCGGCCAGCTCTCCGAGCAGGTGCGTCGCAAGCCGTACTCTCTCGTGCTCTTCGACGAAATCGAAAAGGCCCACCCGGACGTCGTGCAGATCATGCTGCAGATCTTCGAAGAAGGACACCTCACCGACAGTTTGGGACGCATCATCGATTTCCGAAACACCATCATCATCATGACCACCAACGTGGGGGCTAGCGTGATCCAGAAGCAGACCACTATGGGCTTCGGAGCTGCGACGAGCATGGCGGACGATTTCGAAGGCACCAAAGCCAAGGTGATGGAAGAGGCCAAGAAGGTCTTCAAGCCGGAGTTCCTCAACCGCATCAACGACCTGATCGTTTTCCACAGCCTGGTCCGCAAGGATCTGGTCCGCATCGTGGACCTGGAAATCGCCAAGTTGCAGAAGCGTCTGGTGGACAAGAAGATCACCTTGACCCTTGATGCGGACTCCAAGGAGCTGCTCATCGACAACGGCTACGACGAGAAGTACGGCGCACGGCCGCTTCGCCGCTCCATCGAGCGGTTCCTCGAAGATCCCTTGGCGGAAGCCTTGCTCAGCGGCGAGGTGGAAGAGGGCGATGACGTGTTGGTGGTTCGCGACGGCGATCAGCTCAAGTTCACCAAACCTGCCGAGGTGGAGGGAGAGGGCGAAGAGGTTTCCTCCGAGTCCTAA